One window of the Enterobacter huaxiensis genome contains the following:
- a CDS encoding histidine utilization repressor, translated as MFSRSPLPQPSPPAPFYEKVKRAISEKIAAGVWRPHDRIPSEAELVAQFGFSRMTVNRALRELTDEGLLVRLQGVGTFVAEPKGQSALFEIRSIADEIAARSHQHRCEVLVLEETQASAEQAVELNVKEGTRIFHSVMVHFENDIPVQIEDRCVNAGRVPEYLNQDYTHTTPHAYLSLVAPLTEGEHIVEAVRASLQECELLRIKEHDPCLLIRRRTWSASQIVSHARLLFPGNRYRLQGHFMS; from the coding sequence ATGTTTTCACGCTCACCCCTGCCGCAACCGAGCCCTCCCGCGCCTTTCTACGAAAAGGTGAAGCGGGCAATCAGCGAAAAAATCGCGGCCGGCGTCTGGCGTCCGCACGATCGCATTCCGTCCGAGGCCGAGCTGGTCGCGCAGTTTGGCTTTAGCCGCATGACCGTCAACCGGGCGCTGCGTGAACTCACGGACGAGGGGCTGCTGGTCCGTCTGCAGGGCGTCGGAACCTTTGTCGCGGAACCGAAAGGACAGTCTGCCCTGTTTGAGATCCGCAGCATTGCCGATGAGATAGCCGCGCGCAGCCATCAGCATCGCTGTGAGGTTCTGGTCCTGGAAGAAACGCAGGCCAGCGCCGAGCAGGCGGTGGAGCTGAACGTAAAAGAGGGAACCCGGATATTCCATTCGGTGATGGTGCACTTTGAGAACGATATCCCGGTGCAGATTGAAGATCGCTGCGTTAACGCCGGGCGCGTGCCGGAGTACCTGAACCAGGATTACACCCACACTACGCCACACGCGTATCTCTCGCTGGTCGCGCCGCTGACGGAAGGGGAGCATATCGTTGAAGCGGTTCGCGCCTCGCTGCAGGAGTGCGAGCTGCTGCGCATCAAGGAGCACGATCCGTGCCTGCTCATTCGCCGCCGCACCTGGTCCGCCTCGCAGATCGTATCCCATGCGAGGCTGCTTTTCCCCGGTAACCGCTACCGGCTGCAGGGCCACTTTATGTCATAA
- the hutH gene encoding histidine ammonia-lyase yields MNALTLTPGSLTLKQLRSVWRQPVALTLDESAHRGINDSVACVEAIVAEGRTAYGINTGFGLLAQTRIATHDLENLQRSLVLSHAAGVGQPLDDEIVRLMMVLKINSLARGFSGIRLSVIQALMALVNAEVYPWIPAKGSVGASGDLAPLAHMSLLLLGEGQARWQGEWLPAREALKKAGLAPITLAAKEGLALLNGTQASTAFALRGLFEAEDLFASAVVCGALTTEAVLGSRRPFDARIHEVRGQRGQIDAAAMYRHVLTDTSEIADSHHNCEKVQDPYSLRCQPQVMGACLTQLRQAAEVLLVEANAVSDNPLVFAQENEVVSGGNFHAEPVAMAADNLALAIAEVGALSERRIALMMDKHMSQLPPFLVRNGGVNSGFMIAQVTAAALASENKALSHPHSVDSLPTSANQEDHVSMAPAAGRRLWEMASNTRGVLAVEWLAASQGIDLREGLKSSPLLEQARQALREHVTHYDDDRFFAPDIDKAMQLLEEGRLVGLLPSVL; encoded by the coding sequence ATGAATGCATTAACACTCACTCCCGGCTCGCTGACGCTCAAACAGCTGCGCAGCGTCTGGCGTCAGCCGGTCGCGCTTACGCTTGATGAAAGCGCCCACCGCGGCATAAACGACAGCGTTGCCTGCGTGGAGGCCATCGTTGCCGAAGGGCGTACCGCCTACGGGATCAACACCGGGTTTGGCCTGCTGGCGCAGACGCGCATCGCAACGCACGACCTGGAAAACTTACAGCGCTCGCTGGTGCTGTCGCACGCGGCGGGCGTTGGTCAGCCGCTGGATGATGAGATTGTGCGTCTGATGATGGTGCTCAAAATCAACAGCCTGGCGCGCGGCTTTTCCGGCATTCGCCTGAGCGTGATTCAGGCGCTGATGGCGCTGGTCAATGCGGAAGTTTATCCGTGGATCCCGGCGAAAGGCTCCGTTGGCGCCTCCGGCGACCTGGCACCGCTGGCGCATATGTCCCTGCTGCTTCTGGGCGAAGGTCAGGCCCGCTGGCAGGGCGAATGGCTTCCGGCACGGGAGGCGCTGAAAAAAGCGGGCCTGGCGCCGATTACGCTGGCGGCAAAAGAGGGGCTGGCGCTGCTGAACGGCACGCAGGCATCGACCGCTTTTGCGCTGCGCGGCCTGTTCGAAGCGGAAGACCTCTTTGCCTCGGCGGTGGTCTGCGGTGCGCTGACTACCGAAGCCGTGCTGGGCTCCCGTCGTCCGTTCGATGCCCGCATCCACGAGGTGCGCGGCCAGCGCGGGCAGATTGACGCCGCGGCGATGTACCGTCACGTGCTTACCGACACCAGCGAAATTGCCGATTCACACCATAACTGCGAGAAGGTTCAGGACCCGTATTCCCTGCGCTGCCAGCCGCAGGTGATGGGCGCGTGCCTGACGCAGCTGCGCCAGGCAGCCGAGGTGCTGCTGGTGGAAGCCAACGCGGTGTCCGATAACCCGCTGGTATTCGCTCAGGAAAACGAGGTGGTCTCCGGCGGCAACTTCCACGCCGAGCCGGTGGCGATGGCGGCGGATAATCTCGCCCTGGCGATTGCCGAAGTGGGGGCCTTATCCGAACGTCGCATTGCGCTGATGATGGATAAACACATGTCCCAGCTGCCGCCGTTCCTGGTGCGCAACGGCGGGGTCAACTCGGGCTTTATGATTGCCCAGGTGACGGCCGCGGCGCTGGCGAGCGAGAACAAAGCGCTGTCGCATCCGCACAGCGTAGACAGCCTGCCCACCTCGGCGAACCAGGAAGATCACGTTTCGATGGCACCGGCTGCCGGGCGTCGTCTCTGGGAAATGGCCTCTAACACCCGCGGCGTGCTGGCGGTAGAGTGGCTGGCGGCAAGTCAGGGTATCGATCTGCGTGAAGGGCTGAAATCCAGCCCGCTGCTGGAGCAGGCGCGTCAGGCGCTGCGCGAGCACGTCACGCATTACGATGACGACCGCTTCTTTGCGCCGGATATTGATAAAGCGATGCAGCTTCTGGAAGAGGGGCGGCTGGTGGGGTTGTTGCCTTCGGTGCTGTAA
- the hutU gene encoding urocanate hydratase: MSSGKYRQQDVRAPRGTALTAKSWLTEAPLRMLMNNLDPEVAENPHELVVYGGIGRAARNWECYDAIVESLTHLESDETLLVQSGKPVGVFKTHTNAPRVLIANSNLVPHWATWEHFNELDANGLAMYGQMTAGSWIYIGSQGIVQGTYETFVEAGRQHYNGSLKGRWVLTAGLGGMGGAQPLAATLAGACSLNIECQQSRIDFRLRTRYVDEQAADLDDALARIKKYASEGKAVSIALCGNAADILPELVARGVRPDLVTDQTSAHDPLHGYLPKGWTWETYQQKAETDPEGTVLAAKESMAEHVSAMLAFSRMGVPTFDYGNNIRQMAKEMGVSDAFDFPGFVPAYIRPLFCRGIGPFRWVALSGDPEDIYKTDAKVKEIVADDEHLHRWLDMARERINFQGLPARICWVGLEWRQKLGLAFNEMVRSGEVSAPIVIGRDHLDSGSVASPNRETEAMRDGSDAVSDWPLLNALLNTASGATWVSLHHGGGVGMGFSQHSGMVIVCDGTDEAAARIARVLHNDPATGVMRHADAGYEIAIDCATEQGLNLPMIPATQGKQ, translated from the coding sequence ATGTCGTCAGGTAAATACCGCCAGCAGGACGTCCGCGCCCCGCGCGGCACCGCGCTCACTGCAAAAAGCTGGCTCACCGAAGCACCGCTGCGCATGTTGATGAACAACCTCGACCCGGAGGTTGCGGAGAATCCCCACGAGCTGGTGGTCTACGGCGGCATTGGCCGCGCCGCGCGCAACTGGGAGTGCTATGACGCCATTGTCGAATCCCTCACTCACCTCGAATCCGATGAAACCCTGCTGGTGCAGTCCGGCAAGCCGGTGGGGGTGTTCAAAACCCACACCAACGCGCCGCGCGTGCTGATCGCCAACTCGAACCTGGTCCCGCACTGGGCGACCTGGGAGCACTTCAACGAGCTGGACGCCAACGGGCTGGCAATGTACGGCCAGATGACGGCGGGAAGTTGGATCTACATCGGCAGCCAGGGGATTGTGCAGGGCACCTATGAAACCTTCGTCGAAGCGGGTCGTCAGCACTATAACGGTTCGCTGAAGGGCCGCTGGGTACTCACCGCGGGCCTCGGTGGAATGGGCGGCGCGCAGCCGCTGGCCGCGACGCTTGCCGGTGCCTGCTCGCTAAACATTGAGTGTCAGCAGAGCCGTATCGATTTCCGCCTGCGCACCCGCTACGTCGACGAACAGGCAGCCGACCTGGATGACGCGCTGGCGCGCATCAAAAAATACGCTTCCGAAGGAAAAGCCGTGTCGATTGCCCTGTGCGGTAACGCGGCCGATATTCTTCCTGAGCTTGTGGCCCGCGGGGTGCGTCCGGATCTCGTCACCGACCAGACCAGCGCCCATGACCCGCTCCACGGCTATCTGCCGAAAGGCTGGACGTGGGAAACCTACCAGCAAAAAGCGGAAACCGATCCGGAAGGGACGGTGCTTGCCGCCAAAGAATCCATGGCGGAACACGTCTCCGCCATGCTGGCCTTCAGCAGGATGGGGGTTCCGACCTTCGACTACGGGAACAATATTCGTCAGATGGCGAAAGAGATGGGCGTGAGTGACGCCTTCGACTTCCCGGGGTTTGTTCCTGCCTACATTCGTCCGCTGTTCTGCCGCGGCATCGGCCCGTTCCGCTGGGTTGCCCTCTCCGGTGACCCGGAGGACATCTATAAAACCGACGCCAAAGTGAAAGAAATTGTCGCCGACGACGAACATCTGCACCGCTGGCTGGACATGGCGCGCGAGCGCATTAACTTCCAGGGCCTGCCGGCGCGCATCTGCTGGGTAGGGCTGGAGTGGCGGCAAAAACTCGGCCTGGCCTTCAACGAAATGGTGCGCAGCGGGGAAGTTTCCGCGCCGATCGTCATTGGCCGTGACCACCTGGACTCCGGCTCCGTTGCCAGCCCGAACCGCGAAACCGAAGCCATGCGCGACGGCTCCGATGCCGTCTCCGACTGGCCATTGCTCAACGCCCTGCTGAATACCGCCAGCGGCGCGACCTGGGTGTCGCTGCACCACGGCGGCGGCGTAGGGATGGGCTTCTCCCAGCATTCGGGGATGGTTATCGTCTGCGACGGAACCGATGAAGCGGCAGCGCGTATCGCTCGCGTGCTGCATAACGACCCGGCAACCGGCGTGATGCGTCACGCGGATGCGGGTTACGAGATTGCGATTGACTGTGCCACAGAGCAGGGGCTGAACCTGCCGATGATCCCTGCCACACAAGGAAAGCAATAA
- the hutG gene encoding formimidoylglutamase codes for MKLWRPTLQQTWQGRDDSVEAGNAKRIFQTISQHTHFTPASAGIALIGFECDEGVKRNHGRPGAAQAPDVLRQALANMASHQGHERLADMGSIYVEGEELEAAQQALSDAVIACQQAGMRTLVFGGGHETAWAHGRGVLDAFPNARVAVINLDAHLDLRKADRATSGTPFRQLAHYCAEHAREFHYACLGVSRAANTQALWDEAERLNVTLVEDLDFSRDALSSLDNVLTQADRVYLTLDLDVLPAGEMPAVSAPAALGIPARDLMPVIEKICRSGKLQAADLVEFNPHYDRDGQGAKLAARLAWQIAHWWA; via the coding sequence ATGAAACTGTGGCGCCCCACCTTACAGCAGACCTGGCAGGGGCGTGATGACAGCGTCGAGGCCGGTAATGCCAAACGGATTTTCCAGACGATAAGCCAGCATACGCACTTTACCCCGGCATCAGCCGGCATTGCGCTGATCGGCTTTGAATGTGATGAAGGGGTGAAGCGCAACCACGGCAGGCCCGGTGCCGCCCAGGCGCCGGACGTCCTGCGACAGGCGCTGGCAAATATGGCCAGCCATCAGGGGCATGAACGGCTAGCGGATATGGGCTCGATTTACGTCGAGGGCGAGGAGCTTGAAGCCGCACAGCAGGCATTAAGCGATGCGGTGATCGCGTGCCAGCAGGCCGGTATGCGCACGCTGGTGTTCGGCGGGGGACATGAAACCGCCTGGGCGCACGGTCGCGGCGTGCTGGACGCCTTCCCGAACGCGCGCGTCGCCGTGATAAACCTGGATGCGCACCTCGATCTGCGCAAGGCGGACCGAGCCACCTCCGGCACGCCGTTTCGCCAGCTGGCGCACTACTGCGCTGAGCACGCGCGAGAATTTCACTACGCCTGTTTGGGCGTAAGCCGCGCGGCGAACACGCAGGCGCTGTGGGATGAGGCTGAACGCCTGAACGTCACGCTGGTGGAAGATCTGGATTTCAGCCGTGATGCGCTATCCTCGCTGGATAACGTGCTGACGCAGGCCGATCGTGTCTATCTCACCCTCGATCTGGACGTGCTTCCCGCAGGAGAAATGCCCGCCGTTTCTGCGCCTGCGGCGTTAGGCATTCCGGCTCGCGATCTCATGCCGGTCATCGAAAAAATCTGCCGCAGCGGGAAACTGCAGGCTGCCGATCTGGTCGAGTTTAACCCGCATTACGACCGGGACGGACAGGGCGCAAAGCTTGCCGCCCGTCTGGCCTGGCAAATTGCTCACTGGTGGGCATAA